The Lutibacter sp. A64 genome segment TTAAAATCTCCTTTTGGAATTGTAATAGTTGTAGTAGAATCTATATCTGTTAGCCACTTTTTAAACGTAATTTCTTTATCCTGAATTCCATATAACTGAATTGGGGCTGTAAAATTTCTTTTATTTGTAATACTTATTTCTAAAGAGTCATTCTTATCTGTTATATTTTTAATTGTATAGTCAATTTTTTTATTAGTTTTAAGGTAATCGTTTTCAAACCACGAAAGATCTTTTGTGGTTTTAGATTTTAAGTAGTCTAAATAATCGTTACTATTAATTTTTTTACCAGAATTTGTAAAACAAAATTCGAAGATTGATGATTGAATATCATAATCTTCAATATAACTTTCTAAATATTTTAAGCCAAGTCCTGCTTTGTATTTATTTGCTATTTTTCTATTGAAATTAGATAGGGAATCTGCTTGTGTTGTTAAAGCTTGATCTAGGTTTTTACGAGCAGCAAATTGATATATAAAATGGTATTTTTCGTTAAAGTCTAACTTTGCAATACTAAAGCTTTTAATACCCCAAAGTTTAGAAATATTACCAATAGCTTTAATTTCAGGATAATATTTTTCAACATATTTAATCATTAAATAAGCGTGTAAACCATCTGCTAGCCAGTAATCTTCTCTGTTGTTGAATAAAAATAATTGATCTATATATTTTTTTGAAAGTATTTTAAATAATTTTATATCCCATTCAAAAGCATTGTTGTAAGCTGCTAAAAATGACGGTAACTGGTTAAAACCATATACTGGATTTTTGTCGTATTCTATTTTGTTTAAAAATATTTTATCGTGTGGGTATTTTCCTAAAAATGTTTGAATAAAATAGAATTCTCTTTTTAGGATGCTTGTTTTAACTTCGTCGCTTAAATCATCAGATGATAGGTTTGTGATAAAGGTTTTATCATCAAAATTATATTCTTTAAAATTGGTTGTTTTTGTAATATTTAAAGAGATGTCGAGTCTGCTTTTACCGTATAAGTCATAGTTTTTTATGCTGTCTTTTATAAAATAGTCGGCATTTAAGTCGGTGTTTACATTATATTCTTTTGGTACTTTTAGGCTAATATTATAATCGGTATAATCTATATAAAGGTCGTCTATATCTAAATTGTTGTATAGTTTCCATTTTTTATCGAAAATAGCGGGTGCTAAATACCAGTATTTTAAATTGTATTCAAATTCATCTTCACCATATTTTGTAAATTTATCATTCGGAATTTTCACCAAATATGTTGCGGCTATTTTAACGGAATCATTAGGTTTTAGCGCTTCGTTTAAGTTTACTTTTAAAATATCTGGATTTTCTTTGGTAATTTCAAAGCTTGTAGATTCAAAATTGATAGAAATTCCGCTTATGCTGGTGTTTCCTCTAAGTTTATCGTTAGCAAAATGAAATGTTTTAGAATAATTTTCAATAAAACGTTTTGCTAAAGGAGTTTGTTTGTCTTTATAGGCGTTTGGCCAATTATGAAAGTAAACTTCATTTAAAATACTATCGGTTTTGTTGTAAAAAGTAGTTTCTTGTTGTATTTTAATTTCGTTTGTTTCTGGGTATAAAGTAGCATACATAGTTATTTTATTTGTTTGAGCAAAAAGTTTGCTCAAACAAATAAAAGAAACAGTACAAATACAATATGCTAACTTTTTCAAGGGTTTGTAAGGGTTTAAAAATTAGGGCTTAAACTGTATTTTTTGTAGAATGTGTCTATAACATCTAAAACTTCTTCTTTTGTGTCTACTATAGATATTAAATCAAGGTCTTTAGGGCTTATATTTCCTTCTTCAAGTAAGGTGTTTTTAATCCATTCAAGTAATCCGGACCAAAATTTAGTGCCGACTAAAACTATAGGAAATTTACCAATTTTTTTTGTTTGAATTAATGTGATTGCCTCAAATAATTCGTCCATAGTTCCAAATCCACCAGGCATTACTACAAAACCTTGAGAGTATTTTACAAACATTACTTTGCGTACAAAGAAGTAATCGAAATCTAAACTTTTATCAGAATCTATATAAGGATTGTCGTGTTGTTCAAAGGGTAATTC includes the following:
- a CDS encoding TIGR00730 family Rossman fold protein, which produces MITNEDRKIREKFEQKTWNEIKTNDSWAIFKIMAEFVEGYERLSKIGPCVSIFGSARTKPDNKYYKLAESIAFHLTQSGYGVITGGGPGIMEAGNKGAARGRGTSVGLNIELPFEQHDNPYIDSDKSLDFDYFFVRKVMFVKYSQGFVVMPGGFGTMDELFEAITLIQTKKIGKFPIVLVGTKFWSGLLEWIKNTLLEEGNISPKDLDLISIVDTKEEVLDVIDTFYKKYSLSPNF
- a CDS encoding aminopeptidase produces the protein MSKLFAQTNKITMYATLYPETNEIKIQQETTFYNKTDSILNEVYFHNWPNAYKDKQTPLAKRFIENYSKTFHFANDKLRGNTSISGISINFESTSFEITKENPDILKVNLNEALKPNDSVKIAATYLVKIPNDKFTKYGEDEFEYNLKYWYLAPAIFDKKWKLYNNLDIDDLYIDYTDYNISLKVPKEYNVNTDLNADYFIKDSIKNYDLYGKSRLDISLNITKTTNFKEYNFDDKTFITNLSSDDLSDEVKTSILKREFYFIQTFLGKYPHDKIFLNKIEYDKNPVYGFNQLPSFLAAYNNAFEWDIKLFKILSKKYIDQLFLFNNREDYWLADGLHAYLMIKYVEKYYPEIKAIGNISKLWGIKSFSIAKLDFNEKYHFIYQFAARKNLDQALTTQADSLSNFNRKIANKYKAGLGLKYLESYIEDYDIQSSIFEFCFTNSGKKINSNDYLDYLKSKTTKDLSWFENDYLKTNKKIDYTIKNITDKNDSLEISITNKRNFTAPIQLYGIQDKEITFKKWLTDIDSTTTITIPKGDFNKLSLNYESQLPEYNLRNNWKDTDNRIFNRPLQLKFFKDIEDTYYNQLFYTPIYNYNYYDGLVLGMAFSNKTLLNKNINYKLTPSFSTKSKTVSGSASFQYEYLPENKKINKFSFGISGSNFLYAPNLSYTTVRPYAFIEFRRKSLRDVRNKALVASFTFIDKEKSPTQTEHYETNKYSVFNLGYGYSNPGIIDDVRFSTDLEVSSKFSKLTLTAQYRKLTDSNRQFDFRFFAGAFLTNKTETDYFSFALDRPTDYLFQYDYLGRSETSGIFSQQIIINEGGFKSKLPVSFANQWLSTLNTSVGIWRWVEVYNDVGFVKNRNKSIYFAHENGIRLNFIQDILEVYFPFYSNLGWEVSAPQYSSKIRFVLVIKPKQIYNFVKRGFY